The Lathyrus oleraceus cultivar Zhongwan6 chromosome 5, CAAS_Psat_ZW6_1.0, whole genome shotgun sequence genome includes the window GTCAAAGTTAAACAGGTATGgatcctcttcttcttcgtcatcaTGATCACCCATACCTTGGCTAGTTTCGGGGGAACCATCTTCAGATTCGTCTTCCGAAATTTCCCCAGCATCTTGCATTTTTGCATCTTTTTCCACTAGGACATCTTCATCTTGTTCATCCCCATATTCAAAGCCACTAGTATGGGAATGCTGAGTGATAGTTTTTGGTGGAGAATCTTCCTGTATTTCTGCAGCAACATTGTTTACTTCGCCCATATACCCTTTTTCGGAGTCAACAGGAGTTGTGGGATGACATGTGGGAGCCCCACTGCTTTCAAGGAGGATCGTGACGTCAGTTGGTTTGACGGTTGGATGTTGGGAGCTTCCTGCAACAACCtgaaaataagaaaaatattGGGTGAGTTGAAAGTAGAAGAAGATGCAGTTAATTAGTCAAAAGTTAAGGTAAAGTATTTTACCTTAGGGCCTTCAACTCGAGGACTGGAGTTATCGCTCTCCATTTGTTCTAGAGTCTCCTTCGACTTTGGCCCAGATTCAGCACCAGGTATTTTTAGGGCATGAGATTTCTTTGCCTTGCTAGTTTTTACTTTCAAATGGACAAGAGCACCCTGAAGCTTCAGTTGTTTCTTCTTCCTTTGTTTAGTGGGTTTGAAAGTGTCTAGGGATAGGTCATCGTCATCAGACTCGATTGCTTCAACCTTAGGTTCTTTTAGTTTTCTTTTCTTGGGGGTTAGTGGTGGTTTTCGGCTAGTCTGAGGAAAAAAGAGAGTGCAAATAATTAGCAATATGAAATTGATACATAAATCAAAGGCGTCAATATATGGAATATATATACCTTTGTTGTCGCTCCTTTACTGGTGTCTTCCTCTCTTGCTTCGATGGACTTTTTTGCTATATGTGCAGCTTTCTTGGGCGGATTTTTACAGCAAAAA containing:
- the LOC127079215 gene encoding uncharacterized protein LOC127079215, which codes for MEVWNGRFFDSLLLLILLTSSSCNNLVLFCCKNPPKKAAHIAKKSIEAREEDTSKGATTKTSRKPPLTPKKRKLKEPKVEAIESDDDDLSLDTFKPTKQRKKKQLKLQGALVHLKVKTSKAKKSHALKIPGAESGPKSKETLEQMESDNSSPRVEGPKVVAGSSQHPTVKPTDVTILLESSGAPTCHPTTPVDSEKGYMGEVNNVAAEIQEDSPPKTITQHSHTSGFEYGDEQDEDVLVEKDAKMQDAGEISEDESEDGSPETSQGMGDHDDEEEEDPYLFNFDIEPPEDEDEGRNDDGDEERNVREDRQTPE